The genomic segment CGCGCTCGATGTCGCACGCCTCGCGCGGTTCGACCGCGAGGCGCGGGCCGCTTCCTCCCTGAACCATCCGAACATCGTCACCGTCCACGAGGTAGGCGAACTCGACGGCGTGCCTTACATCGTGATGGAGCGGGTGGAAGGCCGGACGCTGCGGGAACTCCTGACCGACCGGCCCATGGCCCTGCGGATGGCCCTCGACATCGCTGCGCAGACTGCCGATGGGCTCGCCAAGGCTCACGGCGCGGGCATCGTTCACCGTGATCTGAAGCCCGACAACGTCATGGTCAACGCCGACGGCTTCGTCAAGATACTGGACTTCGGCCTCGCGAAGCTGAGCCACGACTCAAGCGTCGGTGATGCGTCCTCCGCATCAACAACAACCGGAACCGACCCCGTCGTGCACGATCCAGATACGAAGGCAGGAGGAATTCTAGGCACGGTCGGCTACATGTCCCCGGAGCAGGCGGCGGGCCGGGAAGCGGACTTCCGGTCGGATCAGTTCTCCCTAGGCGTCATCCTTTACGAGATGCTGACCGGGCGGCGGGCATTCCAGCGAGCTAGCCATCCCCAGACCTTGACCGCGATCATCGAGAGCGAGCCGGAGCCGGTGGAGAAGTACAACCCTGGCGTTCCCGCCCCCGTGCGCTGGATCCTCGAGCGTTGCCTGGCCAAGAAACCTGAGGATCGCTACGCCTCAACCCTGGACTTGGCCCGGGAACTTCTGGTGGTCCGCGAACACCTGGCCGAAAGCCTGCAGATCTCCACCCCCTGGGCGCGGAGCCCTCGGTTCCGCGGGCGAAAGTTGGCCGTCGCGCTCGGGGCCGCGGCGGTCGTCGCCGTGGGGGTCATCTTCCTTTCGCGCTCGCTGCTGCCCCCGACTCCGGCGCGTAGTCCCGACGCAAAGAGACCCGTGGTGGCCATCCTTCCCCTCGCGAATGTGAGCAGCGATCCGTCTCTCGACTATCTCGGTGTCGGCATCGCGGACCTCCTTATCACCCACTTGGCCTCCCTGCCTGGGCTCACCGTCGTCTCGCGGTCGGCGACACTTCCTTACCAGGGGCAGCTACAGGTCACAAAGAAAATCGCCGCTGAACTCGGGGCCGCCCTTCTGATCAACGGGGCCGTGCATCGGTCGGATAGCAAGCTCTTGGTCACGGTAAACCTCGTTCGCCCCGATGACTCGGTCGCTTGGGGCGGGGACTACGAGGCGAAAATGGAGGACCTCTTCTTGCTGCAGCGCCGCCTGGCCGAAGGCCTGAGCGCGGCATTGCAGGTGACCTTGACCGCCGCCGACCGAGAGCGGCTGGCCCGGGCGCCCACCACCGACGTGAACGCCTTCGCGGACTATTCCCGGGCTCGCGCCCTCCTCGAACGCCCCGATGTCAAGGGGAACGTTGCCGGGGCCATCGAGGCCTTCCAGGCGGCGATCCAAAAAGACCCGAAGTTCGCTTTGGCTCACGCCGGTCTCGGCGAAGCCTATTGGGCCCTTTACCAGGAGACTAAGGATGCAGGAGCTCCGTCGCGGGCAACGGATTCAATCACGGAGGCGCTGCGCCTCGACCCCGGCCAGCCACGAACACGCTTTGCGCTCGCCCTCGTGTACAAGGGCACCGGACGCACCGACCCGGCGGTCGAGGAGCTCCAACGGGTGCTGACGCTGCAGCCGAGCGACGACGATGCCCACCGGCTGCTTGGGGACATCCTCTCCGACCGGGGACGCCCGGACGAAGCCATCAAGGAGTTCCAGAAAGCCATTCAGCTGCGGCCCAAATACTGGCCAAACCACAGCCACCTCGGGGGCGTTTATTTCCGCACTGGCCGGTTCATGGAGGCCGCGGCCGCGTATCGTCACATCACCGAACTGCAGCCGGACAACTCCCGGGGGTTTCAAATGCTCGGCGCCGCCTATCAGGCTATGGGAGATAAGCGTCAGGCCATCGAGAACTACCAGATGGCACTGGCGCTGGGGCCCGATGCCCGGGCCTACTCTAACCTCGGGAGTGTCTACTACAGCGAGAAGAAGTACGCGGACGCTGCCCGGGCCTATGAGGAGGCGGCCAAGCTCGAACCCTCGCCCGTCAAATACCGGAACTTGGGTGACGCGTACGATCGCATGGGGCAACACGAGAAAGCCAGCGATTCATACCGCAAAGCAGTCGCTCTTTGCGGGGATCAGCTCAGGGTCAACCCCAAGGATGCGGAGGTCCTGGGCATGCTGGCCATCTCCGAAGCCAAGCTGGCCCGGCGGGCGGAGGCAAGTCGGCACGCGGCCGAGGCTGTCAGCCTACGACCGAGCGACGCCGGCCTTCTTTACCGCCAGGCGGTGGTCCACGCCCTCGCCGGAGAGCAGAGAGAAGCACTGGCCGCGCTCGAGCAGGCCCTGGGCCGAGGCTACAGCGTTGCCCTCGCCCGCGACGATGACGACCTAGTCTCACTCCAGGCCCTGTCCCAGTTCCAGAAACTCATGAAGGGGTCCCGCTGAAAGAAAGGAAGGACCTGATGCGTCGATTGAGAGTAGTGGTACTGAGCCTAGTCCTCGCTAGCGTCGGCGCGAGCTGTTACAAGTTCATCGGTTTTCCTAGCTACGGGAAACCGATTGTCATTGCCGTTGTCATCCAGACCGAGAAGGGCAACTGCATTACGCACACGTCTCCAGAGTGGCAACCCGTCAGGCGCGGTGAGACGTTCAAATGGCATATCGTCGCCGAGGACACATGCGCGAAACCCCCTGATGTGACGTTCCAATTCGAGAAGTCCGACGCAGTGAAAGTCACGGACATCAAAGACAATCCGCGTCAGAAACAGGGCGAAGCCATTGGTGTGTGTGGTCGTTACAAGTACAAGGTTCTCATCAAGAACAAGGTCGTCGAGGATCCAGAAATCGAAATCTGGCCCTGAGCGAAAGGGGAGAAAGATCCGACCCAGGGATTGCGCCTGTCGACTGCAGGTGGGACTGTCCCCGGATACGAAGCTTAATCGGGGCGTCCGAGCCGGGAGCTCAGCGTCGATTCCTGGTTCATAATGCGCAAAGGCGAATCCAAGCTGACGATTAGGAAGCTCAGGCCTCCCAGTGGCCCAAACGAACCCTGGTGGTGGCGTAGGCGAGTAAAGTAGCTTAGGAGGCCGTCATGACGCGTACTATTCTGCTTGCGGCAATTTTGGTTTCGGGGATGGTTGGGGCGGAGGAGCGGACCACTAGCCACGAAACCAACTACAGGATCGCTTCGACTCGATGCTCGGTGAGCAAGCGCTGCTGGCCAGATCGCGCGGAAGCTCCTTGCGGCCAAGCCGACAAGCTGAAGGGTCTGTCCGGAGGTCAAGCAAAGACAGGCCTCTACCAGAATGATTTGGATCAATGCCTCAGCGCAGCGGAGAAGGCCGACTGTTCGAAAATCCAAATTGATCTGATTCGCTTCATGAACGACAATGCGAACGCAGCCTGTCATGGGTATTCCGACTACTCTCACCAGCGCGGTCGGTACGCACCCGAGAAAAAGTAGGGAGTATTCGGCGGTACGGGTTTCTAAGGCCAACTGATCGCGGGGAGGCCGGCGCCACAAACGGTCCCGACCGCGCATCCCCGCCCGCGGGACCGCTCGAGAGAGCGGGGAGTGGCCGTTCAACTTATTTCTGAAGGTCCCGCAGTATGCCGGTCAGCAACTCGTTGAACCGCGCCGGAGCCTCGAGCATCGGGTAGTGCCCGACGCCCTTGATAAAGACCGCCTGGAAAGCCGGAAGAACCTTGCGGTTGGCATCGATGTTGGTGGGATTCAAGTCACTGTTTATGGCACGAACGGGCACCTTCATCTCACCGAGGGCCGGCTGGGGGTCGTAAGTCAGGACGGCCCGAATGGACGGAATGGCGACCTCAGGAGGAACGGATAAAGCTCCCGCGAGCATTCGCTCCTTCACGGCGGGGGGCGTGCCGGGGGCAAATAAGCGCTGATTCATGAACTGCGTGGTCGTGCCCTTGTAGTCGGCCTCGAGCATCTGGATCATGCCCGCAACCTGCTCTGGCGGCACCCGCTCGCTGACGTTCTGGAGGGTGTCTACCGGCACGATACCCACGACACGGCCAGGCATGAAACGGGCCGCCTCCAGGCTCACCGGTCCGCCCATGGAGCTCCCGATGAGCACCACCTGCTTGAGCCCCAGCTTCTCGACCACCGCCTTCACGTCTTCGCCGAAGGCGGGCATGGACCAATCCTTGCGACCTCGGCCGGACTCGCCGTGTCCGGCCAAGTCGAGAGTGACGACGCGGTGCCGCTTCGCGAAGACAGGGACCTGGTTGTCCCAAAGGTGTTGGTCGCAGCTCCAGCAGTGGACGAACACGAGGGCGGGCTCGCCCTTGCCTTGGTCCGTAAAGTGAATCGGGACGCCGTCGGCGGAGCTCACCACGCCGGCCGCGAGAACGAGAGCGTTCAAGAGCATATGAGCCTCCTTGGAGAACATCCATCTTAGCAAGGGTCTGGGGGTTGAAGGCCATTCAACGCGACGCAAAGGCTCCTGCTGCCCCCGCCCTCCCGGTGCTGCTCTTGGAGACGGGTGACTCGGACCCCTGCATCCCACAATAGGGGAGCAGCGACCAAACAGCGAATTGCAAGCGAGGCCGCCATCAGACGGCCGCAGGTCGCGCAGCCGCGTCCTAAGAGGTGTGACGAGGTGTTCCTGCCCGGCGAGCGTGTGGCCGTATGCAACCGCCTCCTGGCTCGTCCTGATCAGCGTTGCAACGACCGGCCCCCAAGACAACCCTGAGCAGGCGGCTGCTCAGGAGAGGGCACACGAGGCGGAGCGGGCCAAGCCCGCCCTCAAGCGGGCTCCGCCTAGACGTGGACAAACACGTCGAGCAGCTTCTCGCGGGCCCCTGACAAGGCGGCTAAGAGAAAACGGACCAGACCGCTACTTCCTTTACCGGGTTCGAAGCGCGGGCGGCGTCAGCTACTGGCTCCGAGAAGACCGTATATCCGACGCCCTGCGTCTCAATAGCCCGGCGCTTCGCCGATTGAGCTCGCTGCGACCTTTCCGGACCTCGACAGCGCCACAAAGGGGTAGCGTCGCATGGAGCATACCTTCGAGACGCCGCGGCCGACGGTGTCCGCGTCGCCCCCACCGCCGTGGGTGACGATACCTTGCCGACCACGCAAGGATTGAGTTGGAAAATCTCCTGGCACGGGCAGCGACTGGGACGAGCCCAAATCCCGAGACTAGCAACTGACCACGCTCGGATACAGTCGGCTGCCCCGCTTGAACACTTGACAGGAGCAGCTATATACATGACAGTGGCAGATAGATGAGGAAGAAGAAGATGGCCCAGACGGAGCTCGATCACAAAGTAGACGCCATGCGCCGTTTCAACCGCTTCTACACGAAGCAAATCGGTGTCCTGCGCGAGGAACTTCTTAAGAGCCCCTTCTCCTTGACGGAGGGTCGGGTTCTGTATGAGCTGGCGCATCGCGAAAAAGCCGTGGCGACCGCACTCAGCGACGAGCTGAGCCTGGACTCGGGTTACTTGAGTCGGATCCTGCGCGCCTTCAAGAACCGCGGCCTCATCGCCAAAGAGAGGTCGACGGCCGACGGTCGCCAAAGCGTCTTGTCGCTGACAAACAAAGGACAGGAGTCGTTTACTGTGCTCAATACCGCCGCCCGCGAGGAAGTCCGGGCGATGTTGAGCGCTTTGCAACCGAGGGCCCAGAGCCGGTTGATCGAAGCCATGGAGGCCATCCAGGAGCTGCTCGGGGCCCGCCCCGACCAGAGATCGCCGTTTCTACTGCGGCCCCACCAGGCCGGCGACATGGGATGGGTCGTCCACCGTCATGGCGTCCTCTACGCCCAGGAATACGGATGGGACGAGCAATTCGAGGCGCTCGTAGCGAGCATCGTGGCCAAGTTCATTCAAAACTACAACGCGAAGCGGGAACGCTGCTGGATTGCGGAGAAGGACGGAGAGCCTGTGGGCTCTGTGTTTCTGGTCAGCCGGTCGAAGAGAGTCGCGCAGCTGCGCCTTCTGCTCGTGGAGCCGAGGGCGCGGGGGCTGGGCATCGGCGAACGGTTGGTGTTCGAATGCCTGCGTTTTGCCCGCCAAGTCGGCTACCGGAGAATGATGCTGTGGACTAACGCCGGCCTTGACGGCGCCCGGCATATTTACGCGAAAGCGGGCTTTCGACTCGTCGAGGAGAACCGGCACCACAGCTTTGGCCACGATCTGACCGGGCAGACCTGGGAGCTGACGCTGTGAGCTCTAGAGCGTCGGAGGCCCTAACGGCGGCGCTAGATTCCAAAATGCCGAAGTACGGTACGGGCGGCAACGGATACGATGGCCCAATGCATACGGCAATGACAACGACTTTCTTGCGATGGCCTCGTTGAGGCCACATTGTTACGCCAGCAAGAAGGGACAGGACTATTGCGATGCCGGTAACCAACCCCCCTACCCAATCGGGATGGTAGCCGTCCACACGGACCTCCTTATGGAATCTAGCTGTCGTAGATGATACCTCGGAGCGCTTGACGGAACGCGAGCATCGGCAAGCCGTTGCGACCGAGCAGAGGCGGCCCTCTGGTCTAGGGCAGCCCGGATTTCGGTGACGAGGTTGGTGAGGCTCCCTTCCCCCGCATTGGCTGCGGGCCACAGTCGTTGCAACAGCTCAGTCCTGGCCACCACGGTAGGGCGGGCCCCGATCGGATCTCCAAGAGTTTGAAGGCTCTTGGCGACAGGTGAACGGGCTGCCCGCGGCGCTGCACCAGACGAGCTGTTGACCGCTTACTTTCCGAACCTGATTTCCACTCTGATGCCTAAAAAGTGTCAATTGCTGAGAACTTCCTTATGACATGCGCCCGAGTGATGTCTATCTTTACTCCAAGTTGATGATCGTGCTTCGGCACGACCCCGCGGGCCGGGCTGCCTCGGTTGCCGCGTCCTTAGCAACAAACGCTGTCGCCGATCTCGTCCCCTGGGAGGAGCCCGCTGGGGTGCTTTTTTGGAGGAGCGACGTTGCGGCACCCGCGCGCCCTTTCCCCGTCCCGGCGGTGGGGTCTGTAGGCCAGCGAACCAGAACTCGCACGCTACAGAACCATCGCTGATCCGAGGATGAACTCGCCGTGGTTTGGGGACTAGAGAGAGCTAGACAGCCCCGTGTCAACCTTTGGTAGCCGCGCTTCACTCTGGGAAGCGCGGCGCCGGAAGAGATGAAACAATGGCCGTCCTCGAACCCACCGATACCTTGCGTTGCATCAGGTGCCGCAATCTCACGGGGGTCGCCAACCTGGACGTCACACCCGGAGGCTTCCTGATCTGCAGCACCTGCGCGAGACGGCGCCGGATCCCGTCGGAATCAAGTGGCACCGTCGTGTTCATCGGCCCTGACCGGGAGGAGCGCAGCATGGCGCCTCTTCGAGGCGGGCCGCCTGCGGACGAAGGTGGTCCTCAGGGGACTGGGCACGGCCCATAGCCACCAATCAGCCGGTTGTACTTGTCAGCGAGCGCGCGCCGTCCCTGCTGCAACCGGCTCGGGCGAGCCCCAATTGCCGAGAGCGCTCAGAGGGTGTTTTCGGTGGCGAAGGGCCAACCCTAGCCAGCGGGGCAACGGGTGCCATCAGCGCGGATGGCGACGACGGAGAGAACGCGGTGCGGGTTGCACCCAGCTTGGCTCCGCGGAAGGCCCGGCGGGGGGGGCCGCTTGCTCCAGGCCGCAGGGACTGCGCCGGAGCCTGGCATCGCGGAGCTTAGTGTTTTGGATCCAGCAAGCCAGTCACTGAACGCTTCTTCCCGCACTCGAGGGCAACCTCTTTTTGGGGCGTGTTCCGGTCGTCACGGCGTCGACCCAATTGCCTGGCAGCGGTGAGATCAAGGTCATCCGTGGGATCCCAAAGAGCTGGAACTCGAAACGTGAGCGGCAGCGAGCCCAGGATTATGGTGTCGCCATCCCGAAGAGTCACTGGCCCTTCGACTCTTCCGCCGCTGACAAATGTTCCATTCCTGCTGCCCAAGTCTGTAAGGATGGCTCTGCGGCCGAGGATCCCGATCCGGGCGTGCTTTCTGGAGACACTCGAGGAATCAATGGGAACGACTGAGTCTGGATGCCGCCCGACTAGGTGGTCGCCTTCCCGCAGTGTTACACGACCTTCGTTGTAGACCAGCCAACAGAAAGCCTCCCCGTCGGCGCTCGGGACCTCCGAGGCGACCTCCGCTTTGAACCCATATCCGTATCCGTGGACTGTTCGGACACAGCGGGGTTCTTTCGGGCAGTCTCCCAGGGCAGCTCGGATTTCGGCGATGAGGTTGACGAGGTTGGCCTCGGCCACTGAGGTTGTGGGCCACAGTCGCTTCAGTAGCTCGGCCTTGGGCACCACGCGCGGGCGGGCCGCGAGCAGGATCTCCAAAAGTTTGAAGGCCCTTGGCGAGACGTGAAAAGGTTGCCCGCTCCGATGCAGCACGCGAGCGTCGGTGTCAATCGCGCACTCCCCGAACCTAATCTCCATTAATTTCCACCTCGGGACCCTAGAAAGGTGCAAATTTCGTGCACATTCCTTATGACTTGCTCCAAGGAATGTCTATTTTGGTGATCAGTTTGGCACTGGTGCTTTGGAAGGCATGGATAAACGGGACAGGCGGGGCCATAGACGGGGTGGCAGAAATGCTCAAGCGATGGGTCGCCATTCCACATCGTGACCAGGGCTCGGGCGAGCGGGAACTCCTAGATATGACGCTACTTTTCGGGACTCGTGCGCTCTCACCACCACCGCATCGCACGTTCCGCCCAGGCTCGGTGAAATCGCGCTGGCGCGCCCTCTAGAGAGCGGATCTGCTCTGGGGGAGTGGGGGACCCATCCTGTCGAGCCCTTGCACGCGCCCGGTGTGGACAGCGTAGCGACGGAGGGGTGCGCTCTTCCACGAAGTGGTATCCAGCTTCCCAACCGGGCACAGGAGGACTCTGGTGCTTGCTCCGCTCAAGCCGCACAAACCGCATTTCGTCCTCCTCTCGGTTCGGTGCGTTTCTCACGGGAGGCGACGTGACCAATGGCCACGTCACATACCGCCAGAATGGCGTGGGCTATACGAACTCAACTGTTCCCAACTACCCCCTCTTCGTGAACACCTCGCTCAACGACACAGGCGCGA from the Vicinamibacteria bacterium genome contains:
- a CDS encoding FHA domain-containing protein; the protein is MEIRFGECAIDTDARVLHRSGQPFHVSPRAFKLLEILLAARPRVVPKAELLKRLWPTTSVAEANLVNLIAEIRAALGDCPKEPRCVRTVHGYGYGFKAEVASEVPSADGEAFCWLVYNEGRVTLREGDHLVGRHPDSVVPIDSSSVSRKHARIGILGRRAILTDLGSRNGTFVSGGRVEGPVTLRDGDTIILGSLPLTFRVPALWDPTDDLDLTAARQLGRRRDDRNTPQKEVALECGKKRSVTGLLDPKH
- a CDS encoding tetratricopeptide repeat protein, which encodes MPEEGRRFGRYQIAETLGAGGMGDVYRARDLQLGRDVAVKFLPDRFALDVARLARFDREARAASSLNHPNIVTVHEVGELDGVPYIVMERVEGRTLRELLTDRPMALRMALDIAAQTADGLAKAHGAGIVHRDLKPDNVMVNADGFVKILDFGLAKLSHDSSVGDASSASTTTGTDPVVHDPDTKAGGILGTVGYMSPEQAAGREADFRSDQFSLGVILYEMLTGRRAFQRASHPQTLTAIIESEPEPVEKYNPGVPAPVRWILERCLAKKPEDRYASTLDLARELLVVREHLAESLQISTPWARSPRFRGRKLAVALGAAAVVAVGVIFLSRSLLPPTPARSPDAKRPVVAILPLANVSSDPSLDYLGVGIADLLITHLASLPGLTVVSRSATLPYQGQLQVTKKIAAELGAALLINGAVHRSDSKLLVTVNLVRPDDSVAWGGDYEAKMEDLFLLQRRLAEGLSAALQVTLTAADRERLARAPTTDVNAFADYSRARALLERPDVKGNVAGAIEAFQAAIQKDPKFALAHAGLGEAYWALYQETKDAGAPSRATDSITEALRLDPGQPRTRFALALVYKGTGRTDPAVEELQRVLTLQPSDDDAHRLLGDILSDRGRPDEAIKEFQKAIQLRPKYWPNHSHLGGVYFRTGRFMEAAAAYRHITELQPDNSRGFQMLGAAYQAMGDKRQAIENYQMALALGPDARAYSNLGSVYYSEKKYADAARAYEEAAKLEPSPVKYRNLGDAYDRMGQHEKASDSYRKAVALCGDQLRVNPKDAEVLGMLAISEAKLARRAEASRHAAEAVSLRPSDAGLLYRQAVVHALAGEQREALAALEQALGRGYSVALARDDDDLVSLQALSQFQKLMKGSR
- a CDS encoding helix-turn-helix domain-containing GNAT family N-acetyltransferase, encoding MRKKKMAQTELDHKVDAMRRFNRFYTKQIGVLREELLKSPFSLTEGRVLYELAHREKAVATALSDELSLDSGYLSRILRAFKNRGLIAKERSTADGRQSVLSLTNKGQESFTVLNTAAREEVRAMLSALQPRAQSRLIEAMEAIQELLGARPDQRSPFLLRPHQAGDMGWVVHRHGVLYAQEYGWDEQFEALVASIVAKFIQNYNAKRERCWIAEKDGEPVGSVFLVSRSKRVAQLRLLLVEPRARGLGIGERLVFECLRFARQVGYRRMMLWTNAGLDGARHIYAKAGFRLVEENRHHSFGHDLTGQTWELTL
- a CDS encoding alpha/beta hydrolase → MLLNALVLAAGVVSSADGVPIHFTDQGKGEPALVFVHCWSCDQHLWDNQVPVFAKRHRVVTLDLAGHGESGRGRKDWSMPAFGEDVKAVVEKLGLKQVVLIGSSMGGPVSLEAARFMPGRVVGIVPVDTLQNVSERVPPEQVAGMIQMLEADYKGTTTQFMNQRLFAPGTPPAVKERMLAGALSVPPEVAIPSIRAVLTYDPQPALGEMKVPVRAINSDLNPTNIDANRKVLPAFQAVFIKGVGHYPMLEAPARFNELLTGILRDLQK